The following proteins are co-located in the Seriola aureovittata isolate HTS-2021-v1 ecotype China chromosome 7, ASM2101889v1, whole genome shotgun sequence genome:
- the cldn12 gene encoding claudin-12, with protein sequence MSCRNIHATNAFAFIVAFVSVGGLAVSAIIPQWRVTRLVTYNRNAKNISVYDGLWAKCVKQDGYSGCYYYDSEWYSKVDQLDLRLLQFCLPAGLLFGSLALLLCMAGMCKTCCCSDKPEPDIKTIRFLVNSAGCHLVAGMFLFLGGAIAIAPSVWFLFRTKELNIRYDNIFSDGFAVYVSIGCSGGLMLAALLMFMWYCMCKKLPSPFWLPLPSMPTSLSSQPLTANGYPPSPVYGPQPFPPQTYPPTVIDAQPYVPSQAYAQSVVAPAPPQLYMSQISAPDGYGSEVGGTQAYSYAPSQSYAPSQSYAPSQSYAPSQGYPSSYAGQRYSTRSRMSAIEIDIPVLTQGE encoded by the exons ATGTCGTGCCGGAACATCCACGCCACCAATGCTTTTGCCTTCATCGTTGCCTTCGTGTCTGTAGGAGGGCTTGCTGTGTCAGCGATAATCCCGCAGTGGCGTGTAACAAGGCTCGTCACCTACAATCGCAACGCCAAGAATATCAGCGTATATGATGGGCTGTGGGCTAAATGTGTGAAACAGGATGGTTATTCAGGATGCTACTACTATGATTCAGAG TGGTACTCTAAAGTCGACCAGCTGGATCTGCGGCTCCTGCAGTTCTGTCTGCCTGCAGGCCTGCTGTTCGGCTCACTAGCGTTGCTACTGTGTATGGCTGGGATGTGTaagacctgctgctgctcagacaagCCTGAACCGGACATAAAAACTATCAGATTCCTGGTTAACAGTGCCGGCTGTCACCTGGTGGCCGGGATGTTCTTGTTCCTGGGTGGTGCTATCGCCATTGCACCTTCAGTGTGGTTCCTCTTCCGCACTAAGGAGCTGAACATCAGATATGACAATATTTTCTCTGATGGGTTTGCCGTATATGTATCAATAGGCTGCTCTGGAGGACTGATGCTGGCTGCACTGCTGATGTTCATGtggtactgtatgtgtaagAAGTTGCCTTCACCGTTCTGGTTGCCCCTGCCCTCCATGCCAACATCTCTGTCCAGCCAGCCTCTCACTGCCAACGGATATCCTCCTTCCCCAGTGTATGGCCCTCAGCCCTTCCCACCACAAACCTATCCTCCCACGGTGATCGACGCCCAGCCTTATGTGCCATCTCAGGCCTACGCACAAAGTGTTGTTGCCCCCGCACCACCGCAGTTGTACATGTCTCAGATTTCTGCTCCAGATGGGTATGGGTCTGAGGTGGGAGGGACTCAGGCTTACAGCTACGCTCCATCACAAAGCTACGCTCCCTCACAAAGCTACGCTCCCTCACAAAGCTACGCTCCTTCTCAGGGATACCCATCCAGCTACGCAGGCCAGCGCTACTCCACCCGCTCACGGATGTCTGCCATAGAGATCGACATTCCCGTGCTGACACAGGGAGAATAA